Below is a window of Drosophila miranda strain MSH22 chromosome 3, D.miranda_PacBio2.1, whole genome shotgun sequence DNA.
AGAGAATTCCATGTAATTACCAGAGCGAGAACAGCATCACAGagaagtaacaaacaaaaaacaagcagcaatgatatatgtatgtatgtagcgTATTCCGACTATAACATACCCGCTAGTAAGATTTTTTCGCATCTTTAAGCGGTACAAAGATAATTTATATGGGAAAATGTATGGAAATAATAAGATATATTTGTAGAACAAAAGGAAAGCTTAGGGCAATTCCATATTGGGTTTAGAATAGTAGAAATATTTCTTAAAATTGCAATACAAAATATGTAACACAGACCTCTAGGAATCTCGAAGATGTTATAAACTCCAGATACACTCGTATATACTTTCCGATTACTGGGTATTGTGGAAAACCCTAATGAAGAGAATCATCAAACAATTAAGAGGGGTATTCAATTTATAGCCTCGTGACTCATGAGCCGCATTTGAAACGGATTTGAAACGAAGTTTGGATCTTGGTTAAGTTTAAGCACAGGTAAGAGTTTATTGCGGCAATTAGCCGAAAGCCGAAATTCGAAATACATACATAATTATGATTATGTTTAAGAGTACGATTACAATTATTGTGTGATTACTTTTGAGGTAATAATTTATACATAATTTATAATTTAACTAGTCAAAAAAGATCACAAGATCAGCGCCGGACATAGCCCTCGAAGCGCTGGTGTCGGCTGATGGGCTCCGCCTTGCTTTTGACCAGATACTTTGAGAACTCCGCCGGGGAGCCGAAGGCCTTGATGGGGAATTTGCCGAAGCGGCCGTTGGTCTTGGACACCACGTAGTAGACGGGATAGGGGCCGGGTGTCATCTGCACGGGCAGCAATTGGCTCGCCATGTCCTTCAGcgtgtccatgtccatgtccccATTCAGATACTCCTCAGCGTCTGTTTGGGGGGGGATGAACTTTAGTTGCTTCTGTTGCTTCGTTTTCTGCTTGGGAAAGGCTTTTAGTTCTTTTTGTTTCAAGGCTTGGATGGGCTGCGACGAGTCTTCACCGTCAGTGGCCGGCCTGGGGCGACGCTTCCTCATGCGCATCCGCATCTGCTTCGAGTCCACGTACTTCCGATTGCCGGTGCTCGTGACCGGTCGCAGGGTCTGAATCTGGAAGAGGGCCGAGTTCATATTGGCGCCGGTGTGATCCTTCTTCGAGGGCAGGTCCTGCGGATGCACACGTATCACTTTTTGCGGCTGATTGTCTATGCTGATCACATCCTCCTCGATGTCCGCAGACTTCTCAGTGGGCAGCGAGAGGCAGCCAAGGACTCCCAGACCCAGGCAGATGAGCTGGAAGAAAGGCAAACGATAAGACAGTGGACGATCACTATTCGAAGAGAACAATAGAGCGGACATCTCTTGGGGCTCAGGGCCGATAAAATGTCTATAAATCGGATTATAAAGAACACTTTTTCAACTTCTGTTtaatttttctcttctttagaGTTCGAAGCTCTCCATAAGCATCTCTTAAGATGGAAAAATAGATACTGCGTGGGTGGCGCTTCATTGATCACAATTACCATTAGCTGTTGACGGCTGAACATCTTGTA
It encodes the following:
- the LOC108158216 gene encoding uncharacterized protein LOC108158216 isoform X1, with protein sequence MFSRQQLMLICLGLGVLGCLSLPTEKSADIEEDVISIDNQPQKVIRVHPQDLPSKKDHTGANMNSALFQIQTLRPVTSTGNRKYVDSKQMRMRMRKRRPRPATDGEDSSQPIQALKQKELKAFPKQKTKQQKQLKFIPPQTDAEEYLNGDMDMDTLKDMASQLLPVQMTPGPYPVYYVVSKTNGRFGKFPIKAFGSPAEFSKYLVKSKAEPISRHQRFEGYVRR
- the LOC108158216 gene encoding uncharacterized protein LOC108158216 isoform X2, whose amino-acid sequence is MFSRQQLMLICLGLGVLGCLSLPTEKSADIEEDVISIDNQPQKVIRVHPQDLPSKKDHTGANMNSALFQIQTLRPVTSTGNRKYVDSKQMRMRMRKRRPRPATDENEATEATKVHPPPNRR